The Opitutaceae bacterium genome has a window encoding:
- a CDS encoding nuclear transport factor 2 family protein, with the protein MRPPVPPFTELTARQKVQAAEDAWNSRDPERVALAYTPDSEWRNRSEFFSGRAAIVEFLKRKWARELDYRLRKELWAFTCNRIAVRFEYEWRDASGQWYRSYGNENWEFDAEGLMRRRFASINDVLIAEGERRLKE; encoded by the coding sequence ATGCGCCCTCCTGTCCCTCCCTTTACTGAACTCACTGCCCGGCAAAAGGTGCAAGCCGCCGAGGACGCCTGGAATTCGCGCGATCCGGAACGCGTCGCTCTTGCCTACACGCCCGACTCGGAATGGCGCAATCGATCTGAGTTCTTCTCCGGCCGTGCGGCCATCGTGGAGTTTTTGAAACGCAAGTGGGCGCGAGAGCTCGACTACCGCCTCAGGAAGGAGCTTTGGGCGTTTACCTGCAACCGCATCGCCGTTCGCTTTGAGTACGAGTGGCGCGATGCGTCGGGACAGTGGTACCGTTCCTATGGAAATGAGAACTGGGAGTTTGATGCGGAAGGCCTGATGAGGCGCCGATTCGCGAGCATCAACGATGTCCTTATTGCCGAGGGTGAGAGGAGATTGAAGGAATAA
- a CDS encoding pyridoxamine 5'-phosphate oxidase family protein — MSGAHFLHFAVTPAVAKAQEEYYGWTHEAPPLPGVGPSLGEEEKAFISARDTFYLSTVSETGWPYVQHRGGPRGFLQVVGPSTLAFADLRGNRQLLTTGNLSSNTRVALLLMDYPSRMRLKLLGHATVLRADAAPELAARLPVPPRSLVERLVRIDVVAFDWNCPKYITPRYTAEEIETLLTPLRRRIAELEEALRVARPSR; from the coding sequence ATGTCCGGTGCGCATTTCCTCCATTTTGCCGTCACTCCTGCTGTCGCCAAGGCGCAGGAGGAGTACTACGGGTGGACGCACGAAGCGCCACCCTTGCCTGGTGTTGGGCCTTCCCTTGGCGAGGAAGAGAAAGCGTTCATCTCGGCTCGCGACACCTTTTATCTGTCCACGGTGAGCGAGACGGGATGGCCTTATGTGCAGCATCGGGGCGGACCGCGTGGTTTTCTGCAGGTGGTGGGCCCGTCAACGCTCGCTTTCGCAGACTTGCGCGGAAACAGGCAGCTGCTGACGACCGGCAACTTGTCTTCGAATACGCGCGTGGCTCTCCTGCTCATGGACTACCCGAGTCGGATGCGTTTGAAGCTGCTTGGCCACGCCACCGTGTTGCGCGCCGACGCTGCTCCCGAGCTGGCGGCGCGCCTTCCTGTGCCGCCGCGTTCATTGGTCGAGCGCCTCGTCCGGATTGACGTGGTGGCTTTTGACTGGAACTGCCCAAAGTACATCACGCCGCGATACACTGCAGAGGAAATTGAAACTCTCTTGACTCCCCTCAGGCGGCGTATCGCCGAGCTTGAGGAGGCGCTGCGTGTCGCAAGGCCGAGCCGCTAG
- a CDS encoding transglutaminase-like domain-containing protein has translation MSAPLPRPVPREALVDLLDDLQPSVRRALLNYFQQEGSESLVFLKELAAGNNRVLAFHARWFLEELQFSDPLSEFKGFIRSMNHDLETGAMLLCRVRHPDANVQLCAELLDQLAQRSRELMTEPMTIREKCRVINRVLFHEHGLHGNQEHYSDPLNSFVDQVLLRRKGIPIALSLVYLFVARRLGLPLEPVGLPGHFVVGCFSEEPIFFVDPFERGIFYTPEEVSSAIRSHPIAPKSLAFGPTPAREVLCRCCRNLVLHYAAANHADMSRLFAELVEEFD, from the coding sequence GTGAGTGCTCCTTTGCCCCGCCCCGTTCCCAGGGAGGCCTTGGTTGACCTGCTTGACGACCTCCAGCCGTCAGTGCGGCGCGCGTTGCTCAATTACTTCCAGCAGGAAGGCTCCGAATCTCTTGTATTCTTAAAGGAACTCGCTGCGGGCAACAACCGGGTGCTGGCCTTTCACGCGCGCTGGTTTTTGGAGGAGCTGCAATTTTCGGATCCCCTGTCGGAATTCAAGGGCTTCATCCGCTCGATGAACCATGACCTCGAGACGGGGGCCATGCTTCTGTGCCGCGTACGTCATCCCGATGCCAATGTGCAGCTTTGCGCTGAGTTGCTCGACCAATTGGCGCAGCGGTCACGGGAACTGATGACCGAGCCGATGACCATTCGAGAGAAATGCCGCGTCATCAACCGGGTCCTTTTTCATGAGCACGGTCTTCATGGAAACCAAGAGCACTACAGCGACCCCTTGAACAGTTTCGTCGACCAGGTGCTGTTGCGTCGAAAGGGCATCCCCATCGCCCTCAGCCTGGTGTACCTGTTCGTTGCGCGCAGGCTGGGCCTGCCTCTGGAACCGGTGGGCCTGCCGGGACATTTCGTTGTGGGATGTTTCTCGGAGGAGCCCATCTTCTTCGTCGACCCCTTTGAGCGTGGGATCTTCTACACTCCCGAGGAAGTGTCCTCGGCGATCCGCTCACACCCGATCGCGCCGAAGAGCCTCGCTTTTGGACCAACGCCCGCACGCGAGGTCCTGTGTCGCTGCTGCCGCAACCTGGTCCTGCATTACGCCGCCGCGAATCACGCCGATATGAGCCGCCTGTTCGCGGAGTTGGTGGAGGAGTTCGACTAG
- a CDS encoding TetR/AcrR family transcriptional regulator: MPNPAPSKREKLLATAWKLFYRDGFRAVGIDTLLDEADVAKMTLYNHFASKEALIVAVLEKRSEELLQSLSDVIRKPSRATNGPILAAFAWLKEWFKSNDFKGCVFIRALSEYPDVDHPVHQAAARHKAAFRNLFVEAATASGLHDPQTIGSGLSLLVDGAIVAAHATGSATPADTARAAALAMLGR, from the coding sequence ATGCCGAACCCCGCGCCATCAAAACGTGAGAAACTCCTGGCCACTGCCTGGAAGCTATTCTATCGCGACGGCTTCAGGGCAGTCGGCATCGACACGCTACTCGACGAAGCCGATGTGGCGAAGATGACGCTCTACAACCACTTCGCCTCAAAGGAGGCCCTGATCGTGGCCGTGCTCGAGAAACGAAGCGAAGAGTTGCTGCAGTCGCTCTCGGACGTGATCCGTAAGCCCTCCCGCGCCACCAACGGCCCCATACTCGCTGCCTTCGCCTGGCTGAAGGAGTGGTTCAAGAGCAATGACTTCAAGGGGTGCGTGTTCATCCGCGCCCTGAGCGAATACCCGGATGTCGACCACCCGGTGCACCAAGCCGCGGCTCGGCACAAGGCGGCGTTCCGAAACCTTTTCGTCGAGGCAGCGACGGCAAGCGGCTTGCACGACCCGCAAACGATTGGATCGGGTCTTTCCCTGCTCGTTGACGGCGCCATCGTGGCCGCCCACGCCACCGGCTCCGCAACGCCGGCAGACACCGCTCGTGCGGCTGCCCTCGCCATGCTCGGGCGCTAG
- a CDS encoding LysR substrate-binding domain-containing protein: MQIENFKIFADLVETKSFSKSAKINGITQSAVSQQARAMEKHFKTLLIDRSQKQFQLTREGQRVYEASKEMLHQYEKLLSELQEMKKVISGTIRISTIYSIGLHELPPYIKRFLHDFPSVNVRVEYRRSNLVYEDILHNSVDFGLVAFPIKQRQIECIPFRNDRLVLITHPTHALANRHEIDLKEIAGQRFIGFDPDIPTRKAVDQIFRDNKLEIEPVMEFDNIETVKRAVEIDHGIAIVPQATVTQESKQGTLSVVTFKGKEFTRPLAILHRKGRVLTPAMKKFVDILAMDLSEAVETS, translated from the coding sequence ATGCAGATTGAGAACTTCAAAATCTTCGCCGACCTGGTGGAAACCAAGAGCTTTTCCAAGTCGGCCAAAATAAACGGAATCACCCAATCTGCTGTCAGTCAGCAGGCTCGCGCGATGGAGAAGCACTTTAAAACGCTTCTCATCGATCGCAGCCAGAAGCAGTTCCAGCTTACCCGAGAGGGGCAGCGGGTTTATGAGGCATCGAAGGAGATGCTCCACCAGTACGAGAAGCTCCTGAGCGAGCTGCAGGAAATGAAGAAGGTGATCAGCGGCACGATCCGCATTTCCACCATCTATTCCATCGGCCTCCATGAGCTGCCCCCGTACATCAAGCGCTTCCTCCACGACTTTCCCTCGGTCAACGTGCGCGTCGAGTACCGCCGCTCCAATCTTGTTTACGAGGACATTCTGCACAACTCGGTCGACTTCGGCCTCGTGGCATTTCCAATCAAGCAGCGCCAGATCGAGTGCATCCCCTTCCGCAACGACCGTCTCGTGCTGATCACACACCCGACGCATGCGCTTGCGAACCGCCACGAGATCGACCTCAAGGAAATCGCCGGCCAGCGATTCATCGGGTTCGATCCCGACATTCCCACGCGCAAGGCCGTCGACCAGATCTTCCGCGACAACAAGCTCGAGATCGAGCCCGTGATGGAGTTCGACAACATCGAGACCGTGAAGCGCGCCGTCGAGATCGACCACGGCATCGCCATTGTCCCCCAGGCGACGGTCACCCAGGAGTCCAAGCAGGGCACCCTTTCGGTGGTGACGTTCAAGGGGAAGGAATTTACACGCCCGCTCGCCATCCTGCATCGCAAGGGTCGCGTCCTCACCCCGGCCATGAAGAAGTTCGTGGATATCCTGGCGATGGACCTTTCAGAGGCGGTCGAGACCTCTTGA
- a CDS encoding prepilin peptidase, with product MTGANQAPEADLPVPPASPRAWPGWLHLCGAQRLLSLADAQAALHTPRFASMYQQLFHEFPWLLPALAFLLGAIVGSFLNVVIYRIPAGRSIVRPGSTCACGQPVAWHDNIPILSWLLLRGRARCCGSKFSIRYPLIEALTGAIFCALVLHFPLPKAAVGAVFLSALVCAAFIDLDTFEIPDIFSVGLALAGIVFSFAIPHLHGHQDAPPLLAHLRSGLDGIQGMLIGSALVLWIALFAEAVLKREAMGFGDVKLVGAIGAFCGWTGCITSIFGGAIIGTAFIGCLALWQKMTGKPLRLRQVDPEKGEQELGLGAQVPYGPMLAMGAALHFLFLSPWVDSYFAELSGLL from the coding sequence ATGACAGGCGCCAACCAGGCGCCGGAGGCGGACCTCCCCGTCCCTCCCGCTTCCCCCCGGGCTTGGCCTGGCTGGCTCCACCTTTGCGGCGCGCAGCGCCTCCTCAGCCTTGCAGACGCGCAAGCGGCTCTTCACACTCCTCGTTTCGCATCGATGTACCAACAGCTGTTCCACGAGTTTCCGTGGCTTCTCCCGGCCCTGGCCTTCCTGCTGGGCGCCATCGTCGGTAGCTTTCTGAATGTAGTGATCTACCGGATACCGGCCGGCCGCTCCATCGTACGCCCCGGTTCCACCTGCGCCTGCGGCCAACCTGTCGCCTGGCACGACAACATCCCGATTCTCAGCTGGTTGCTCCTCCGGGGCCGCGCACGGTGTTGCGGAAGCAAATTCTCCATCCGCTACCCACTGATCGAAGCCCTGACCGGCGCGATATTCTGCGCTTTGGTGCTTCACTTCCCTCTCCCGAAGGCAGCCGTCGGCGCAGTCTTCCTCTCGGCCCTCGTGTGCGCGGCGTTCATTGACCTCGATACCTTTGAGATTCCGGATATTTTCAGCGTCGGCCTGGCCCTCGCCGGAATAGTGTTTTCCTTCGCCATTCCCCACCTGCACGGGCACCAGGACGCTCCGCCGCTGCTCGCCCACCTCCGGTCCGGGCTCGATGGCATCCAAGGCATGCTGATCGGCTCGGCGCTCGTCCTCTGGATTGCCCTTTTTGCCGAGGCAGTGCTCAAGCGCGAAGCAATGGGCTTCGGGGACGTCAAACTGGTGGGTGCCATCGGCGCATTTTGCGGATGGACCGGCTGCATCACCTCGATTTTTGGAGGGGCGATCATCGGAACAGCCTTCATTGGTTGCCTGGCCCTTTGGCAGAAAATGACGGGGAAACCGCTCCGCCTTCGCCAAGTGGACCCTGAAAAAGGAGAACAGGAGCTCGGGCTGGGTGCACAAGTTCCTTACGGACCAATGCTTGCAATGGGAGCTGCACTCCACTTTCTTTTCCTCAGCCCTTGGGTTGATTCGTATTTTGCTGAGCTTTCGGGACTTCTCTAA
- a CDS encoding shikimate dehydrogenase — MPFSLADLDTWPSSAPSLAVLGHPIAHSRSPAMHNAALAELAAEDPRFSQWKYHAFDIAPDQLPEALPRFLEKGFLGLNLTVPHKVVAVPLIAEVDTHARTIGAVNTLVATPKGWWGTNTDGYGLATGIREDLGLELAGIPIVLLGAGGAARGAAVQCLHAGCSSLTVINRSAPSLNALVHQLCAPDPGAAASRDAAGDPAPAVLHDAHGLAIATLLPDGRGGIRVDAGPEGRALPEAALFINATSAGLKPADPLPFDLERAPRPLAAYDMIYNPPETRWLALARQRGLPAANGLSMLVHQGAAALSLWVGRPVPVPAMARAAGSA, encoded by the coding sequence ATGCCCTTCAGCCTCGCCGACCTCGACACCTGGCCTTCCTCAGCGCCCTCCCTCGCTGTCCTGGGTCACCCGATTGCGCACTCGCGAAGCCCGGCGATGCACAATGCGGCTTTGGCCGAGCTCGCCGCGGAGGACCCCCGATTCTCGCAGTGGAAGTATCATGCGTTTGACATTGCTCCCGACCAATTGCCGGAGGCGCTCCCTCGTTTCCTGGAAAAGGGGTTTCTCGGGTTGAACCTCACGGTTCCCCATAAAGTGGTCGCGGTGCCGCTCATCGCCGAGGTGGACACGCACGCGCGCACCATCGGTGCAGTCAATACGCTCGTCGCCACTCCGAAAGGCTGGTGGGGCACCAACACCGATGGCTACGGCCTCGCCACAGGCATCCGCGAAGACCTCGGACTCGAACTCGCCGGCATTCCCATCGTCCTCCTCGGTGCCGGCGGAGCCGCCCGCGGAGCCGCGGTGCAGTGCCTGCACGCCGGCTGCTCCTCGCTCACCGTGATCAATCGCTCGGCGCCGTCCCTCAACGCCCTCGTCCACCAGCTCTGCGCCCCAGACCCCGGCGCCGCCGCATCACGAGACGCAGCCGGCGATCCCGCCCCTGCCGTCCTCCACGACGCTCATGGCCTCGCGATCGCGACACTCCTCCCGGACGGCAGGGGCGGGATCCGCGTCGACGCGGGCCCGGAAGGGCGCGCCCTTCCGGAGGCGGCCCTCTTCATAAACGCCACTTCGGCCGGCCTAAAACCAGCCGACCCGCTCCCCTTCGACCTCGAGCGCGCACCGCGTCCCCTCGCCGCCTACGACATGATCTACAACCCGCCCGAGACGCGGTGGCTGGCGCTTGCGCGCCAGCGCGGCCTCCCCGCCGCCAATGGTCTGTCCATGCTTGTGCACCAAGGGGCCGCCGCGCTCTCCCTGTGGGTCGGCCGGCCCGTCCCGGTACCCGCAATGGCCCGGGCCGCCGGCTCCGCCTGA
- a CDS encoding YggS family pyridoxal phosphate-dependent enzyme translates to MEPPPLPYQDFLHRVDEVRSQIARACTEACRPFGSVKLLPVTKTHGAWAVDYAVRAGLTAVGENRVQEATEKQPHCQEKATWELIGHLQSNKAKPAASAFDRVQSVDSLKLLRLLDKAAAEAGRTLPVLLQINAGNDPAKFGVEPEEAPPLLEAALACSSLRVDGLMTIAPLSDDPAVARRTFANLREIRDALVSRFGHPLPELSMGMSGDLADAIREGSTLVRVGTALFGTRTPPA, encoded by the coding sequence ATGGAGCCTCCTCCACTGCCCTATCAGGATTTCTTGCATCGCGTGGACGAGGTTCGTTCACAAATTGCGCGGGCATGCACGGAGGCCTGCCGCCCTTTTGGTTCCGTGAAGCTGCTGCCAGTCACGAAAACGCACGGAGCGTGGGCGGTGGATTATGCCGTGCGAGCCGGTCTCACCGCCGTGGGCGAAAATCGCGTTCAAGAGGCAACGGAGAAACAGCCGCACTGCCAGGAAAAGGCGACATGGGAGCTGATCGGGCACCTGCAGTCCAACAAGGCGAAGCCTGCAGCGAGCGCGTTCGACCGGGTGCAAAGCGTGGACAGCCTCAAGCTCCTGCGACTACTGGACAAGGCAGCCGCGGAAGCGGGGCGCACCCTCCCGGTCTTGTTGCAAATCAACGCGGGCAATGACCCGGCCAAGTTCGGCGTGGAACCGGAAGAAGCCCCGCCGCTTCTTGAGGCGGCGCTCGCCTGCAGTTCACTGCGTGTCGACGGCCTGATGACGATCGCTCCCTTGTCTGACGATCCTGCAGTCGCCCGTCGGACCTTTGCCAATCTTCGCGAAATCCGCGACGCTCTCGTGTCTCGCTTCGGTCACCCCCTTCCCGAGCTCTCGATGGGTATGAGCGGCGACCTGGCGGACGCGATCCGGGAAGGCAGCACATTGGTCCGTGTGGGAACTGCCCTATTCGGAACAAGAACCCCACCGGCCTAG